One window of the Salvia splendens isolate huo1 chromosome 1, SspV2, whole genome shotgun sequence genome contains the following:
- the LOC121804007 gene encoding uncharacterized protein LOC121804007, whose protein sequence is MPCSHAVAVLRERSDDIFSHVDSRYHTDVWIHQYAAAFRPLRHQGYWYEPEWTLECSPARLLPRSRGRYNRSRIHNQMDEREEDAPRAPPRCRLCGETGHNRRKCTLGRVV, encoded by the exons ATGCCTTGCTCTCACGCTGTTGCGGTGCTGAGAGAACGCAGTGATGACATCTTTAGTCATGTTGATTCCCGATACCATACAGATGTTTGGATTCACCAGTACGCAG CTGCGTTCCGTCCACTGAGACACCAAGGTTATTGGTATGAACCTGAATGGACACTGGAATGTTCACCAGCACGGCTACTTCCTCGTTCACGTGGGCGGTACAACAGAAGCAGGATACACAACCAAATGGATGAGCGCGAAGAAGATGCGCCAAGAGCTCCTCCTCGATGCCGCCTTTGTGGAGAGACCGGCCACAATAGAAGAAAGTGCACTTTAGGACGTGTTGTGTAG
- the LOC121804698 gene encoding serine/threonine-protein phosphatase 7 long form homolog, which yields MISWASVALATLYHNLCEASMGKRTDIGGPTELLQLWGWERMPTLRPDFVMARIHTNNTPCALMWTGSYMLNRAPKHSVRHYREQLSLLQNSQFIWMPYVDRQLSDSCLEINNSWRSVTYMVCWAIVEAHEPERVVRQYGGTPFIPELRDWGFNETHFKINRRGKAKTNWAVQNKAYIQHWERRSEFVSNHYMEPLADHVQVMRTRLYMEWYFKITITYITLPGRLPNVGMNTVASSSTLQAETLARVFHLSPGFDPADAVGLLHEINSLALNCLTDCGESERTVIPSTQRTNVDMSRGFIRRARGIGQRGIRTGGHGYSRHFRMSQDMPGSSQAANEENIHSDDNIDLRFGYIHRQFCC from the exons ATGATTAGTTGGGCGAGTGTTGCACTTGCTACATTATACCATAATCTTTGTGAGGCGTCCATGGGCAAAAGGACAGACATTGGAGGTCCGACAGAGCTCCTACAGCTGTGGGGGTGGGAGAGAATGCCCACTTTGAGACCGGATTTTGTGATGGCACGTATACATACAAACAACACTCCATGTGCATTAAT GTGGACTGGCTCATATATGTTAAACAGAGCCCCCAAACATTCTGTTCGACATTATCGTGAACAGTTATCATTACTCCAAAATAGCCAG tttatttggatgcCCTATGTGGACCGTCAATTGTCAGACTCCTGCCTCGAGATAAACAACAGTTGGAGATCTGTGACATACATGGTTTGTTGGGCTATTGTCGAAGCACATGAGCCTGAGCGCGTTGTTAGACAATATGGAGGCACTCCGTTCATTCCGGAATTGCGTGATTGGGGTTTCAATGAAactcatttcaaaataaatcgTCGTGGAAAAGCTAAGACGAACTGGGCTGTGCAGAACAAGGCTTACATTCAACATTGGGAGAGAAGGTCGGAGTTCGTGTCTAATCATTACATGGAGCCTCTTGCAGACCACGTGCAGGTGATGAGAACTCGATTATACATGGAGTGGTATTTTAAAATTACTATTACATATATCACACTGCCGGGTAGGCTTCCAAACGTAGGGATGAACACTGTTGCATCATCATCAACACTCCAA GCTGAGACATTGGCACGTGTATTCCATTTGTCGCCCGGTTTTGACCCAGCAGACGCCGTAGGATTGTTGCATGAGATTAACAGTCTTGCTCTTAACTGCCTTACCGATTGCGGTGAGAGTGAACGCACGGTCATACCTTCCACACAGCGCACTAATGTGGATATGTCCCGGGGTTTTATCCGAAGAGCTCGCGGTATTGGTCAACGAGGTATCCGAACAGGCGGGCATGGTTATTCACGACATTTCAGAATGTCCCAAGACATGCCAGGGTCATCACAAGCCgcaaatgaagaaaatattcATTCAGATGACAACATAGATTTGAGATTTGGATACATTCATCGACAATTTTGCTGCTGA